One part of the Arabidopsis thaliana chromosome 4, partial sequence genome encodes these proteins:
- a CDS encoding ATP binding microtubule motor family protein (ATP binding microtubule motor family protein; FUNCTIONS IN: microtubule motor activity, ATP binding; INVOLVED IN: microtubule-based movement; EXPRESSED IN: 6 plant structures; EXPRESSED DURING: L mature pollen stage, M germinated pollen stage, 4 anthesis; CONTAINS InterPro DOMAIN/s: Kinesin, motor region, conserved site (InterPro:IPR019821), Protein of unknown function DUF3490 (InterPro:IPR021881), Kinesin, motor domain (InterPro:IPR001752); BEST Arabidopsis thaliana protein match is: ATP binding microtubule motor family protein (TAIR:AT2G21300.2); Has 30201 Blast hits to 17322 proteins in 780 species: Archae - 12; Bacteria - 1396; Metazoa - 17338; Fungi - 3422; Plants - 5037; Viruses - 0; Other Eukaryotes - 2996 (source: NCBI BLink).) has protein sequence MGGEEKILVSVRVRPLNEKEKTRNDRCDWECINDTTIICKFHNLPDKSSYTFDKVFGFECPTKQVYDDGAKEVALCVLSGINSSIFAYGQTSSGKTYTMSGITEFAMDDIFAYIDKHKQERKFTLKFSAMEIYNEAVRDLLCEDSSTPLRLLDDPERGTVVEKLREETLRDRSHLEELLSICETQRKIGETSLNEISSRSHQILRLTIESSSQQFSPESSATLAASVCFVDLAGSERASQTLSAGSRLKEGCHINRSLLTLGTVIRKLSKGKNGHIPYRDSKLTRILQNSLGGNARTAIICTMSPARSHLEQSRNTLLFATCAKEVTTNAQVNLVVSEKALVKQLQRELARMENELKNLGPASASSTSDFYALMLKQKEELIAKMEEQIHELKWQRDVAQSRVENLLKSTAEERSSSSSMDSRRRRISYDSTDFDEPRMLNNLGKSNLYSPDEDGFLLDDTTPQFPGHNLHDKWEEMAQSTTQEPEDACKEVRCIEVNSGEAERVQIQDSLDDIVEKKEYEQNYESQKDDADSSIKNIDMELSLYTKPEAEDGVSVKKLIEDVQETEQSVEKQKQSPKKEEMEQYLSRDMSEQVTKSLPEEEQCVQEYGAYDKLEAQDVLTINKLEESQQTEQSVEKEDTKKNLSSKKEDLKQNLSMDQSEQLYKSPPEDEKCVEVYEGSDKDDNTYEALKKKVKEMQKTIEYFMSIQSAEEKQSPSFNIIDDTLSPGEYFKMRRSRSCRENLLFTKAAAAAASRGFIFETTNTSFDSDITVSMDAQSIKDSDTETSSSSFHEFMAGLRERTMQHHSTHSDDTDTKTMKPENTDDGGEKTEFERQQSQIIELWQVCNVPLVHRTYFFLLFKGDPSDFVYMEVELRRLSFLKDSTETSRKQTAKAVTREREWLAKQIPNKFGKKEKEEVYKKWGVELSSKRRSLQVTHKLWNNNTKDIEHCKESASLIATLVGFVDSTLTPKEMFGLSLTPTTFNIKPSSGWKFSNSFSRISFTG, from the exons ATGGgcggagaagagaagatattgGTGTCGGTGAGGGTTAGGCCGCTaaacgagaaagagaagacGAGGAACGATAGATGCGATTGGGAATGTATCAACGACACCACAATCATCTGCAAATTCCATAATTTGCCTGATAAGTCTTCCTACACATTTG ACAAGGTATTTGGATTCGAATGCCCCACGAAGCAAGTTTACGATGATGGAGCAAAAGAAGTTGCACTTTGTGTCCTCTCCGGAATTAACT CGAGCATTTTCGCGTATGGACAGACAAGTAGTGGGAAAACGTACACCATGAGTGGAATCACTGAATTTGCAATGGACGATATATTTGCTTACATTGACAAG cataaacaagaaagaaaattcaCTCTAAAATTCTCAGCCATGGAAATCTACAATGAAGCTGTAAGGGATCTCCTTTGTGAAGATAGTAGCACTCCACTTAGGCTTTTAGATGATCCAGAG AGAGGAACGGTCGTTGAGAAACTTAGAGAGGAGACTCTCAGAGACAGGAGTCATCTTGAGGAACTTCTTTCTATATGCGAGA CTCAGAGGAAGATTGGAGAGACATCTTTAaatgagattagctccagaTCTCATCAGATTCTCCGACTG ACAATTGAAAGCTCGAGTCAACAATTTTCTCCAGAGAGCTCAGCGACTCTTGCAGCATCAGTGTGCTTTGTTGATCTAGCTGGAAGTGAACGTGCTTCTCAGACATTATCTGCTGGTTCAAGACTCAAAGAAGGTTGTCACATTAATCGGAGTTTACTTACTCTCGGTACTGTCATCCGGAAACTAAG CAAAGGGAAAAATGGACATATACCATATAGAGACTCAAAGCTAACTCGTATACTTCAGAACTCATTGGGTGGAAACGCAAGAACGGCTATCATCTGTACAATGAGCCCTGCACGTAGTCATCTCGAACAATCAAGAAACACTCTTCTCTTTGCAACTTGTGCTAAAGAGGTGACCACAAATGCTCAAGTCAATTTGGTTGTGTCTGAGAAAGCTTTGGTGAAGCAACTGCAGCGGGAACTGGCGAGAATGGAGAATGAGTTGAAGAATCTTGGAcctgcttctgcttcttcaacCTCTGATTTCTACGCGTTAATGCTCAAACAGAAAGAAGAGTTGATTGCAAAGATGGAGGAACAAATCCATGAACTTAAATGGCAAAGAGATGTAGCTCAATCTCGGGTCGAGAATTTGCTTAAATCAACAGCGGAAGAGCGGTCATCTTCAAGTTCAATGGatagcagaagaagaagaataagctACGATTCAACGGATTTTGATGAGCCTCGAATGCTAAATAACTTGGGGAAGAGTAACTTGTACTCTCCTGATGAGGATGGTTTCCTGCTGGATGATACTACCCCTCAATTTCCGGGGCATAACCTACATGATAAATGGGAGGAGATGGCTCAAAGCACCACCCAAGAACCAGAAGATGCTTGCAAAGAAGTTAGATGCATTGAAGTAAACAGTGGAGAAGCAGAAAGAGTTCAAATCCAAGACTCACTAGATGACATTGTTGAAAAGAAGGAATATGAACAAAACTATGAGTCCCAAAAGGATGATGCTGATTCATCTATAAAAAACATAGATATGGAGTTGAGTTTATATACTAAACCTGAAGCTGAAGATGGGGTAAGTGTAAAGAAATTAATAGAAGACGTCCAAGAGACTGAGCAATCTGtggagaaacaaaagcaatctccaaagaaagaagaaatggaacaGTATTTGTCTAGAGATATGTCAGAGCAAGTAACGAAGTCACTCCCTGAAGAAGAGCAATGTGTACAAGAATATGGAGCCTATGATAAACTTGAAGCTCAAGATGTGCTAACTATAAACAAGTTAGAAGAATCCCAACAGACTGAGCAATCTGTGGAGAAGGAAGacacaaaaaagaatttgtcttcaaagaaagaagacttAAAACAGAATTTATCTATGGATCAGTCAGAGCAATTATATAAATCACCTCCAGAGGATGAGAAATGTGTAGAGGTGTATGAAGGGTCTGATAAAGACGATAATACATATGAGGCTCTGAAGAAAAAGGTCAAGGAAATGCAGAAGACAATTGAGTACTTTATGAGTATTCAATCAGCAGAAGAGAAACAATCTCCTTCGTTTAATATTATAGATGATACTTTGAGTCCAGGAGAGTATTTCAAGATGAGAAGAAGCCGAAGTTGCAGAGAAAATCTCTTGTTTACAAAGGCGGCGGCTGCTGCTGCTAGTAGAGGTTTCATATTCGAGACCACTAACACATCCTTTGATTCAGATATCACTGTCTCCATGGACGCACAGAGCATCAAAGATTCTGATACAGAGACTAGCAGTAGCAGCTTCCATGAATTTATGGCAGGACTTAGAGAAAGAACAATGCAGCACCATTCCACGCATAGCGACGATACTGATACAAAGACGATGAAGCCAGAAAACACAGATGATGGCGGCGAGAAAACAGAGTTTGAGAGACAACAAAGCCAAATAATTGAGCTTTGGCAAGTATGTAATGTACCTTTGGTTCACAGAACATACtttttcttgctcttcaaaggCGATCCATCCGACTTTGTTTACATGGAAGTCGAACTCCGAAGACTATCTTTTCTAAAAGACTCGACCGAGACATCGAGGAAACAAACTGCCAAAGCAGTAACACGCGAGAGGGAATGGTTAGCTAAGCAAATACCAAACAAGTTtggaaagaaggaaaaagaagaagtttacaAGAAATGGGGTGTTGAATTGAGCTCAAAACGGAGAAGCCTGCAAGTAACACACAAACTATggaacaacaacaccaaagaCATAGAGCATTGCAAAGAGAGTGCTTCTCTAATAGCTACATTGGTTGGATTCGTTGACTCAACTCTAACACCAAAGGAAATGTTTGGCCTCAGCTTAACACCTACAACATTCAACATCAAACCCTCCTCTGGCTGGaaattttcaaactctttCTCTCGTATTAGCTTCACTGGATGA
- a CDS encoding kinesin-like protein (unknown protein; CONTAINS InterPro DOMAIN/s: Uncharacterised protein family UPF0307 (InterPro:IPR006839); Has 30201 Blast hits to 17322 proteins in 780 species: Archae - 12; Bacteria - 1396; Metazoa - 17338; Fungi - 3422; Plants - 5037; Viruses - 0; Other Eukaryotes - 2996 (source: NCBI BLink).): MAQLIRPIRQLSPQCNHHFRNLRYLFSKKLPNPPSSIPTLLLFSSFSTERSPPRRRIRPAPPEALKPTVIVAEEDGDNDGYESDSLRSRNQRKRDARRAVKWGMELASFSGDQVKQILKAASLGEEVYDALMLAKRLGSDVREGKRRHFNYIGKLLREVEPDLMDTLINATKQGDHSTLQTLISSAKDVADDVGDSYDDDTETESEDEEEGSDEYTAMAARWFDGLISQNVELTKEVYSLQSVDFDRQELRKLVRKVQLVHEQRKGTTEEKQKEVEAALVTAEKSLNQFLCSMAKQVHSEQTDLYL; the protein is encoded by the exons ATGGCGCAACTAATACGACCAATAAGGCAATTGTCGCCGCAATGTAATCACCATTTTCGTAATCTCCGGTATTTGTTTTCGAAAAAGCTACCGAACCCACCTTCTTCTATCcccactcttcttctcttctcgtCTTTCTCCACTGAAAGGTCTCCACCTCGTCGGCGAATTCGTCCCGCGCCACCGGAAGCTTTAAAGCCTACTGTTATTGTTGCcgaagaagatggtgataACGATGGTTACGAGTCTGATTCGTTGAGGAGTCGTAACCAGCGGAAGCGTGATGCTCGCCGTGCCGTTAAATGGGGTATGGAACTTGCTTCCTTCTCCGGTGATCAGGTTAAGCAGATTCTGAA AGCTGCGTCGCTTGGTGAAGAGGTTTATGATGCATTGATGCTTGCGAAG AGACTAGGCTCGGATGTTCGAGAAGGAAAGCGTAGACATTTCAACTATATTG GGAAATTGTTGCGTGAAGTTGAACCTGATTTGATGGACACTCTGATTAATGCTACAAAGCAGGGTGATCACTCAACGCTGCAGACGCTGATTAGTTCAGCAAAGGATGTCGCAGATGATGTTGGAGACagttatgatgatgatacagaaacagagtcagaagatgaagaggag GGGTCTGACGAATATACGGCTATGGCTGCGAGATGGTTTGATGGCCTAATCAGTCAAAATGTGGAACTTACAAAGGAGGTTTATTCTCTTCAGAGTGTTGATTTCGATAGACAG GAATTGCGTAAACTTGTTCGGAAAGTACAGTTGGTTCATGAGCAAAGAAAAGGCACAACAGAGGAGAAGCAGAAAGAAGTTGAGGCTGCATTAGTGACTGCTGAAAAGTCTCTGAATCAATTCCTCTGCTCCATGGCGAAACAAGTGCACAGTGAGCAGACTGATTTGTACTTATGA
- a CDS encoding kinesin-like protein, producing the protein MAQLIRPIRQLSPQCNHHFRNLRYLFSKKLPNPPSSIPTLLLFSSFSTERSPPRRRIRPAPPEALKPTVIVAEEDGDNDGYESDSLRSRNQRKRDARRAVKWGMELASFSGDQVKQILKAASLGEEVYDALMLAKRLGSDVREGKRRHFNYIGKLLREVEPDLMDTLINATKQGDHSTLQTLISSAKDVADDVGDSYDDDTETESEDEEEVSVNLYLNISIPFMLSDLHKKVVS; encoded by the exons ATGGCGCAACTAATACGACCAATAAGGCAATTGTCGCCGCAATGTAATCACCATTTTCGTAATCTCCGGTATTTGTTTTCGAAAAAGCTACCGAACCCACCTTCTTCTATCcccactcttcttctcttctcgtCTTTCTCCACTGAAAGGTCTCCACCTCGTCGGCGAATTCGTCCCGCGCCACCGGAAGCTTTAAAGCCTACTGTTATTGTTGCcgaagaagatggtgataACGATGGTTACGAGTCTGATTCGTTGAGGAGTCGTAACCAGCGGAAGCGTGATGCTCGCCGTGCCGTTAAATGGGGTATGGAACTTGCTTCCTTCTCCGGTGATCAGGTTAAGCAGATTCTGAA AGCTGCGTCGCTTGGTGAAGAGGTTTATGATGCATTGATGCTTGCGAAG AGACTAGGCTCGGATGTTCGAGAAGGAAAGCGTAGACATTTCAACTATATTG GGAAATTGTTGCGTGAAGTTGAACCTGATTTGATGGACACTCTGATTAATGCTACAAAGCAGGGTGATCACTCAACGCTGCAGACGCTGATTAGTTCAGCAAAGGATGTCGCAGATGATGTTGGAGACagttatgatgatgatacagaaacagagtcagaagatgaagaggaggTAAGTGTAAACTTGTATCTCAATATAAGTATACCATTCATGTTAAGTGATTTACACAAGAAAGTTGTCTCCTAG